A stretch of DNA from Solenopsis invicta isolate M01_SB chromosome 5, UNIL_Sinv_3.0, whole genome shotgun sequence:
CCGTAATTTGGGACGATAGCCGTCTCACTCTGTCTCTCTCGATTTCTGTTTTGTAGGTAACTAccagaaatatttttctgataGCAAGCgtgtttttgtttctttatttttaacagtCACCGGTGCGACCGACTGCGGCCTCTTGGAAGGGGTCTTGCGCGGACAGGGTACCGGGCTGTTTCCTGCGCATTGCGTTCAAGAAGTTCGATTGCGCCACACAAATATACCTCTGGGCCCGCAACCCGCTAGGGATGGACGAAATCGAGTATTGGGCCGCAGAGAGTCGCAGCACAAGTACTTTGCTACCGCACCCAGATTGAAAAAACCGTGAGTTTCgctctcgatttttttttttttttttttttaattattttctatatttaacgAAAGATACAATAATGATTTTGAACTTTTAGTGTCACGTCGGAGCCACGCACTGTTGTTCTTCATCGTTCGAGGAAAGGCTTTGGCTTCGTATTGCGCGGCGCCAAGGCCACTTCACCACTAATGGAACTCACTCCTTCAGCCAAATACCCGGCGTTACAATATTTGGACGATGTCGATCAAGGAGGCGTGGCAGATTTAGCGGGTCTCCGTAAAGGAGATTTTCTCATTCAAGTAAGTTTactagtaaatattaatttactgttGTATATgacgttttatttttcaaaattatcagtagaattttttattttatattatttgaattaaattgcaTTGTTCTCTTGCAAATACTTTAGATCAATGGCGAGGATGTAACGACAGCCTCCCATGAACACGTGGTCGATCTGATAAGGAAATCGGGAGAGTTGGTGCGAATGACCGTAGTCTCGCCGGTGATCAGTCTTCCGAATTCCCAGTCGGCGGCCGCATTGCCAACTAGTCAACCGATTCAGAGACAATATGCAACCTTGCCGCGCAAGGGTAACAACAATGTAGTGATTGGCGGTACGCTCGGCAGGTCTCCAGCTCCTGTACCGCCGCGAAGAGATCCGAAAACCACTCTAAGCGTGGGGCGAGCGAGAGCGCGATCGATGGTCGCGGGATTAGGTAACGGATCAAACATTGGTTTCTTGGAACAATGTATACTCTGTGATACATCCGTGATATGTATTTCGTACAATGTCTCTCGCAGAAGCAGGCGGCGAAAGGGATGATCGCGACGAGATCGCGTCGACCGGTGCGAAGTCGAGCAGCGCGGAGTCGATTCACATGCCGCAGCAGCCATCGACCGGATCGAACACTGGTCAGAACACCCCAGTGCAACCGAGAACAGCCAGTATTCGATCGCGTCCAACCTCCAGCAGAATCACCGCTGCGGAACTTGAAGTAACTATCTCTCATCCGCTTGCGGCACGCGCGTCGAACAtgctccctctctctttctttcgctcGATCACAGAGTCTGTCCGTGCGCTCGTTGTCCTCGAATTGAATGGCATTGTATGCACGAAACGAGATCGAGGCTTCAGCTTCGTCCTTTAATTTCTCTTCCAGGAACTATTTCAGCGGCAGCAGGGTAGCGCCGGCGGTCAATACAGCTCGTCCATGATGAGCTCCTCTCACTTTCAGACTACTGGTCAGTCTACCAAGTCGCATCCATCGTCGCCTGCTAAGACCGGCAGGGTGTACGCGAGCGTAGCAGAGATGAAGCGCAAGGGCAAAGTAAGGATGACCTGCCACTCACAGTTACGAGCTCGCGCTCGCCCTCTCGTTCGCGTgtctctttttaatatttacccTATAATTCACAATAAGCCCGTCGATGAAAGCTGCCCTAAATAATGTCCTTTAATTTGTTTGTTCGTTTATCTCATCCATCAGTAGTTTGATCGAACTTTCTGGCACCCCTTTAAACAACTTTTAATCATTCCTTAATCTCTAATAGATACATCTTTTCTCTACTTATATTCCTCATATCATTACCCATCAATAGTAAGTCGTTGATACTCGACGGTTAAGGATGTCCCGTAAGAAAAGTCTACCAGCGTCAAAAACGTCGTCCGGCGTTCGGTGAACGCTCCTCTCTCTGGGCAATGGTAATGGTGGTTGTTTTCTTTTGCATGTGTGTTATAGTTTGCGCGTAAACCAGTGCGAGCGCACAGCAAAGGGCGATCCTGGTGCGGACGAGACGACGAGGACTACTACTTATATTACTGATCGAAAATACTTTGTTTCTAGCTCGTCCGTGGCTTGCATGATTTCAGGTGACTAAGCCATTtgctaaatgaaaaaaaaaaatctgacgtCCGCGAGGGCGTTAGATGCCACCTACAGCTTCGTGTACACGCCTCAAGTATGATTAACCAATTGCTACATTTGCATTTAACCAAATTCAGTGATTTTCCTCAGTTCCTTAAGTCACTCTTCAAGATTGTATAAGCTTATTCTATAAGCATGGAAGGCTAACGATACGTAACTTTCTTCGCAGTATTTGACAATAATAATACTCAAATGACATTTTGCTGAGACAGTAATGTAGTTGATCATGGTAGCTTGGACTTCACGCTTAACAGGAATACGCTTTATCCTCGTATCACATTTTCCCAATGTCCTTTTGCCGTTTGTTTCACTTTATGCCCTTTCACGAAATTTTAAATCACAGTTCTGTAAATTCTTCACGCtccaaaattttcaaaattagcaAGACGACGCTGGCGTTCGCGAATCGCAGTTTGTATGAACCTTTCGTTCTTACATTTGCAGTCGCAATCGAGAGTACGCTTCTTCGGTGGCTTGGGCGGCGGTTCCGATCTTCACAGGGACTTCCATAGCACACCGGATCTCAACGTGCAAGCGCAGTCATCCCTTTTGGCAACCAAGTGTCACAGAAGCCAAGAAGATGTAAATGCCATAAACGGAAGAAATGGGCTTCCACCACCGAATCATCCACCACCACCTCCGCCGGTCGGACAGGTCGTCAAAGTGAATGTCGGCGCCAACGTGCCGGACGTCGTTACGCCAGCTTCGGTCTACGATAACATGGCACACATCCAGCAGGTCAAAggtaagaattattaaaaattttttttttcatgacgCCCCTTCGTCATATAAATATGTAGAATTATTACAATATCGTAGGAGCACATCTTTaacatacttttattttttttatgttttgttgcgccatgaaaagtattattatatttatcatacgCAGAACTCGCGGCAGCCGCAGTTGACAGCTACGGAGTGATGTCAAGCTTCCGGCCGTCGAATAGTGCGAAACTGTATGCCTCTCCGGAAGACATGAAAACCGTTGGATATCGCTCGCGTAGTTTACCAGCTAATCGTCCGCATCTAAGGAAGTCTCAAAGTCTTCGTAGCACGCCCAGCAGTACGACTTTCAAGTCCAGCGGCAGCCAGCAGGCGCTAAATACCAACATTAACATGAACAGTAACGGAACCGGTAACAATTCGGTCAACAACCAATACGCGCAACCGTTAAAGACGACCAGGAGCCACAGCATAGCCGGTATTCGCGAACGAAAAAAGAAGACTGTTGTGAGCAGCAGCTCATCTATCACAAACCTCTCATCGATTGCATCCGGCGCGAATGGACCTGTGCAACCTACTTCGGCACCGCCGATTCCCGAGCCGGATTACAGTCTGTCGGAGTCGGAGAACGACGAGGGTGAGGACGAGACGGACGAAGATGGCGAATCGGAGATTGCGAAGGAACTGGAGAAAGCGGCGGCGCGAGAGAAGTTGGAGGCAACGCGAGAAACGTCCGGCAACTCCAACACATCCGGCTCGAGTTCGTCGGGCAGTGGTTCACTACCGCATTCGTTTAGCGTCGAGGAAATTCAAAAAGTGCGCACGCAATTAAAGTCGTCCAAGAGTCATCCGAACGACTTTCTTTTGCAACAAAAGCAAGAATCGCTCGTCGAGGATGGCGACAACAGTTCGAGCGGCGTTAGCTCGGACCAAGATGTGCCGGTGGGCCCGCCGATGGGCTTCGACGATACCGCCGTGCGGAATATGGCCAATCAGGAGAGTAACCAGCACACGACTCCGGGAGGCGCGGCTCTACAGACCGGAGCCGGTCCAATTGAAAAGGAAAGCAATCAGACCAAACGACCAGGCTACGGTGGCAGCGGATTGCTGACCAGGCACGCAGTTAGCTTGGCGCAGCTGCCGCCACCGATCGAAGCCGATGCTGAGGAACAGAACAACGATCTGTTCGTACCACCGCCGCCGGAATTCAACGCCGGTCCGTCTGCTGGTGGCCATGACCAAGAAGTAGTAGTGTTCGCGCCGCCGCCGCAGTTCTGTGACAACAAGCAACAAacgcaacagcagcagcagcagatcACCTCGCAGAATCGCGTCAAGATAATTGGCGCGATTCCTAAGATCGCTGGGAACCAAGTGAAGGCGTCGGGCGGTCGATTACCGTAGAAAGGAAACCACGCAGAGCACGGATGACTTATTCCGTGTGTTACTTCCcgacgagaaaaaaatttttaacacataCATCGCGATTTCGAAGTCAATATATTTAGAGGCTTTCCGCCTTTTCGGTAGTGATTACCGCGCGACGAGCGCACTAAATTTAGACTACATCGATTCTTCGTAAGAAAGAGGATCACTACGATCCGCGCAAGCGTATATAAAGCGCGGTCGCTTGGACAACTTTTTTCCAAGAGTAAATCGTATTCTAATCGAGCGTCTAGGAGTCGTAGGAAGTATACCGAGGAGATAATCGAGCGCGTTTTTACCAAGTAAGTTTACGAGTGTGAGCGTACGTCCGATTGCACCACAATAGAGGATTGGTTTGTCGCACACGAGCGCACGGTCGATCATAGGTTTATCCAGCGCCACCCTGTCCGTGAGTGAGCCGACAGATCCGCAAATCGATTCGCTGCGTCATAGAGAGAACGTGAGCGGCCTAAGGGCACGAAGGAGCGAATATACACACATTCCGATGGGAGAAGACGAACCGCGCCGAGAGAGATAGAAAAGCAGGAAATACATTTGATGCGTGTACGCGTGCATGAGTTGTGACGCGTGAATGTGCGATGCATATCGGtttgtttttcatatttctatCAAACTGCGAGGTGTGTTTTAAGTAAACTTTTTACACGACACGACCACGACACTCTTCGCTCCGAGAAAACACGGAACTGTCGAGACAAGTTTTTGCAAGTCGCTTCTAAACCAATTTTATGCAAAAGCGTTACAGCAGTCTCGCTCACTCTCGATCCCTCTTTGCCGACAAAGCGTCGACGGCGATGATTTCAGTAACGATGACGCGAAAAATCACGTAACTGATTAGTTATTAATATCGAACAagcgcgattttttttttagtttctctCGTGTCTAGACACTGCTCAAATGCCTAATCACAAAGCTCTACTCGCGAAGTCATTAGAGATTCTTCCTAGTTtgtaattgcaaatattattaatattagtgtattatgattttattattatattattattaattattgttagagcattgttattataattatacggcGACTATTAACGCTCCACTGACGAAACTTTCGAGGAAGCGTAGTCGCGTCACAAAAGAATGTGCAACACTATACTTCGTTATAATGCACCGTCATTACTTCTTAGCTTTTGTAAAGTAAATCGTACTCCTTCCATCCGCGTGAAAAGCGTCCTTGAGCCAGAAAACTTTGTGTTCATACATCACTATTGAACAAGTATGAAAATCAAAGTCGTGCATTCGAGAAATCTTTCGCAAGCACGAAACTGATGATTGAATTGGATTCTCGAGCTCTTTGCACAAGCGCGGCCCAAAATCTTCTTGCAAATTAATTGCgagtatgtaaatatatatacacacacatacaccgAACCTTCCCGATTATCGTTTTTACGCCTTCGCGAACgctaaacaaaaatgaattgtaGCATAAGTACAAGTACGCGTGAGTCGCCGTGTGATTTTTGAGATTTACGAAAAAATCAATcctatgttttttttaatgttccttCGATATATTTCATCATTTGTTTGATATAAGCACCGAGATCCGACACAGTGTTTTCTTGAACATTCTTTTATGTGTATGAATACACAAGTAGTTCGAGAGATATTCAGATTTTGTCTGGATATTTTTAtccaaaaaattgtattttttacatgaaaattattaaaataataatttataaaaatttcaaaactataaaattataacacgTAAAACTTTAAAACTATAATGCATTCAATGCAATTTATCCATTATATCttatacatttatctttttgtaattttcgaTTTTGAAACAGCGACAAACTTTTTctagattttatatatacaatttattaaaattatacttagtACTCACAAATCAGAATATCATaagaaatttcaataaatacgcGAAATACATCCGATGATGTTCACCAGATGTACACGCTGTGTGGGATCGCGTATCATTCGCGGAATTATTTTGGAAACTCTCGTGGATCAGCGAAAAGCAATATAACACGACACGCGTGCATCACGACGGCTCGTACAATGCAGCAAACGGAGAGATCGGCTGAGAGACGAGGCTTTGTTTTTCTTTGCCGTGCACGTGGCGCGCGCGGCCACGTGGCGTTCCGTGCGAAGCGCGTGCACGACATCAGCTGCGTGGACCAGCGGATGCGCTAGGCGCATGGTCGCGGCcgagattatatatatatatataaatataaatatatataattacgacATTCCTGCCAAAAGTAATATAGTAGtcttatatatcaaaatttacgCAAAAGAGAGACAGTTAACATTGCGTAACACGACGGCGCGTAAGAGGATACACTTTGTAATCTAGTTGTTCCCTCCACACATGCCTGTTCCCCTCGTTTCTCCTTCACGTCGCTATGCATGATTGAACGAGATCTTCGAACACACACAGCGAAGAATGTGTGCTATCCTGGACGAGAGAAGATCCGGGGATTGCCACTGTGCGCGCACGCGAATCTAACTTCCTTGTTAAAACCTACCagtaaagtatttatatatgtatagtatatgtatatatatatacacgacgCGCAACACAGGGCTGTTCCCTACACGTGACGAGGATTAATTGGCCGCGGAAAATTCGAGAGAAACGCGATGTCTCGCGGACATCGTGGAAATACCGTTAAAATCACCGCTTCGCGTGGTTGCCTTTCCCGCTCGCGAGGAGAACTAAAACACGCCGCAACGTGAAACATTGCGATTTTCAACGGTTTTGTCGGATTAGTTAATTCTTCCTGGAGTTAAAGCCCACTCTCGCATACCGGAATTTAACTCCCGTTACCGATTAATTCGCACCTCGTGTTCGGGGAACGCAGCGTGTGCGATACAGAgtgtatcgaaaaaaaaatttttattctccgCGAAAAATCTTAATATTCGACGTTAAAATCGCGACCGGGCGAAAGTACATGAATGGAAACGGTCGATATATCGATTTTTGTGCCATTCGTGCTCGATTCGCTCAACGGTACtccaaatatttgttatatcagCTATTTAATCTCCCCGATGAAGCCTTCGCTAAGGAAGGATCGGACGCGGATTTTACAGGGAAAACGGAGATATATTCGTAACGTGCATTTCTCGAGACACTCTGTACACGCTCCGAGATGTGAGAACGGCA
This window harbors:
- the LOC105195119 gene encoding SH3 and multiple ankyrin repeat domains protein 1 isoform X2, whose translation is MEAGPKQQQPPLQQPQQQQQQQSPQQQQQQQDSPGSAQSQTSIGPQGCPTQGQGQQNAEDALAATENTPVSEGVLLARIHVPELYVSKCLQFPKDQLVWDVKQQCLASLPKVATWYRELKESFNYGLFCPPVNGKAGKFLDEERRLGDYPFNGPVGYLELKYKRRVYKMLHLDEKQLKAMHTRTNLRRLLDYVQSSQVEKIAKMCSKGLDPNFHCQETGETPLTLATTLKKPSKVIIALVNGGALLDYRTKEGLTAMHRAVERNSLEAVKTLLELGASPNYKDTKGLTPLYYSVIYKTDPMLCETLLHDHATIGAQDLQGWHEVHQACRNNLVQHLDHLLFYGADMNARNASGNTPLHVCAVNNTDASCIRQLLFRGAQKDALNYANQTPYQVAVIAGNMELAEVIKNYQSEEVVPFKGPPRYNPKRRSVAFSGTSSMMTTSCSASNLGTLTRIPSSEQHAMSPSAGGTAGTLTRTISVEQYASITRVPSAEQYATTAAAAVSLNRVPSTEQPYPPPPSSGVLVRVASEEKYASPSAVLSRASSGERYDATLIRVPSSEQYPTTNTLIRVPSTEQYPTAAVGLTRVPSTEQYPSTGGGITIVGQTTESSHHGSLGRVPSVESSRNDLPRIPSEQNGHRLTSEYQSPNSLRDSNVRLPSAAENYSNLRMEGLTRLQEHRLELQHRLDMHRTQMEMPPSPSPSSRSLAPFSSASSSLSEGSNQPSGEDSASIVTDKSLGDTASDVISDSSGVGTSQSDTTNSLSIPGTTVVCVENYSSGITGHLTINQGDILEGTPSGKPSAKRNYQKYFSDSKRVFVSLFLTVTGATDCGLLEGVLRGQGTGLFPAHCVQEVRLRHTNIPLGPQPARDGRNRVLGRRESQHKYFATAPRLKKPVTSEPRTVVLHRSRKGFGFVLRGAKATSPLMELTPSAKYPALQYLDDVDQGGVADLAGLRKGDFLIQINGEDVTTASHEHVVDLIRKSGELVRMTVVSPVISLPNSQSAAALPTSQPIQRQYATLPRKGNNNVVIGGTLGRSPAPVPPRRDPKTTLSVGRARARSMVAGLEAGGERDDRDEIASTGAKSSSAESIHMPQQPSTGSNTGQNTPVQPRTASIRSRPTSSRITAAELEELFQRQQGSAGGQYSSSMMSSSHFQTTGQSTKSHPSSPAKTGRVYASVAEMKRKGKSQSRVRFFGGLGGGSDLHRDFHSTPDLNVQAQSSLLATKCHRSQEDVNAINGRNGLPPPNHPPPPPPVGQVVKVNVGANVPDVVTPASVYDNMAHIQQVKELAAAAVDSYGVMSSFRPSNSAKLYASPEDMKTVGYRSRSLPANRPHLRKSQSLRSTPSSTTFKSSGSQQALNTNINMNSNGTGNNSVNNQYAQPLKTTRSHSIAGIRERKKKTVVSSSSSITNLSSIASGANGPVQPTSAPPIPEPDYSLSESENDEGEDETDEDGESEIAKELEKAAAREKLEATRETSGNSNTSGSSSSGSGSLPHSFSVEEIQKVRTQLKSSKSHPNDFLLQQKQESLVEDGDNSSSGVSSDQDVPVGPPMGFDDTAVRNMANQESNQHTTPGGAALQTGAGPIEKESNQTKRPGYGGSGLLTRHAVSLAQLPPPIEADAEEQNNDLFVPPPPEFNAGPSAGGHDQEVVVFAPPPQFCDNKQQTQQQQQQITSQNRVKIIGAIPKIAGNQVKASGGRLP
- the LOC105195119 gene encoding SH3 and multiple ankyrin repeat domains protein 2 isoform X7: MEAGPKQQQPPLQQPQQQQQQQSPQQQQQQQDSPGSAQSQTSIGPQGCPTQGQGQQNAEDALAATENTPVSEGVLLARIHVPELYVSKCLQFPKDQLVWDVKQQCLASLPKEVATWYRELKESFNYGLFCPPVNGKAGKFLDEERRLGDYPFNGPVGYLELKYKRRVYKMLHLDEKQLKAMHTRTNLRRLLDYVQSSQVEKIAKMCSKGLDPNFHCQETGETPLTLATTLKKPSKVIIALVNGGALLDYRTKEGLTAMHRAVERNSLEAVKTLLELGASPNYKDTKGLTPLYYSVIYKTDPMLCETLLHDHATIGAQDLQGWHEVHQACRNNLVQHLDHLLFYGADMNARNASGNTPLHVCAVNNTDASCIRQLLFRGAQKDALNYANQTPYQVAVIAGNMELAEVIKNYQSEEVVPFKGPPRYNPKRRSVAFSGTSSMMTTSCSASNLGTLTRIPSSEQHAMSPSAGGTAGTLTRTISVEQYASITRVPSAEQYATTAAAAVSLNRVPSTEQPYPPPPSSGVLVRVASEEKYASPSAVLSRASSGERYDATLIRVPSSEQYPTTNTLIRVPSTEQYPTAAVGLTRVPSTEQYPSTGGGITIVGQTTESSHHGSLGRVPSVESSRNDLPRIPSEQNGHRLTSEYQSPNSLRDSNVRLPSAAENYSNLRMEGLTRLQEHRLELQHRLDMHRTQMEMPPSPSPSSRSLAPFSSASSSLSEGSNQPSGEDSASIVTDKSLGDTASDVISDSSGVGTSQSDTTNSLSIPGTTVVCVENYSSGITGHLTINQGDILEGTPSGKPSAKRNYQKYFSDSKRVFVSLFLTVTGATDCGLLEGVLRGQGTGLFPAHCVQEVRLRHTNIPLGPQPARDGRNRVLGRRESQHKYFATAPRLKKPVTSEPRTVVLHRSRKGFGFVLRGAKATSPLMELTPSAKYPALQYLDDVDQGGVADLAGLRKGDFLIQINGEDVTTASHEHVVDLIRKSGELVRMTVVSPVISLPNSQSAAALPTSQPIQRQYATLPRKGNNNVVIGGTLGRSPAPVPPRRDPKTTLSVGRARARSMVAGLEAGGERDDRDEIASTGAKSSSAESIHMPQQPSTGSNTGQNTPVQPRTASIRSRPTSSRITAAELESQSRVRFFGGLGGGSDLHRDFHSTPDLNVQAQSSLLATKCHRSQEDVNAINGRNGLPPPNHPPPPPPVGQVVKVNVGANVPDVVTPASVYDNMAHIQQVKELAAAAVDSYGVMSSFRPSNSAKLYASPEDMKTVGYRSRSLPANRPHLRKSQSLRSTPSSTTFKSSGSQQALNTNINMNSNGTGNNSVNNQYAQPLKTTRSHSIAGIRERKKKTVVSSSSSITNLSSIASGANGPVQPTSAPPIPEPDYSLSESENDEGEDETDEDGESEIAKELEKAAAREKLEATRETSGNSNTSGSSSSGSGSLPHSFSVEEIQKVRTQLKSSKSHPNDFLLQQKQESLVEDGDNSSSGVSSDQDVPVGPPMGFDDTAVRNMANQESNQHTTPGGAALQTGAGPIEKESNQTKRPGYGGSGLLTRHAVSLAQLPPPIEADAEEQNNDLFVPPPPEFNAGPSAGGHDQEVVVFAPPPQFCDNKQQTQQQQQQITSQNRVKIIGAIPKIAGNQVKASGGRLP
- the LOC105195119 gene encoding protein shank isoform X9, encoding MEAGPKQQQPPLQQPQQQQQQQSPQQQQQQQDSPGSAQSQTSIGPQGCPTQGQGQQNAEDALAATENTPVSEGVLLARIHVPELYVSKCLQFPKDQLVWDVKQQCLASLPKEVATWYRELKESFNYGLFCPPVNGKAGKFLDEERRLGDYPFNGPVGYLELKYKRRVYKMLHLDEKQLKAMHTRTNLRRLLDYVQSSQVEKIAKMCSKGLDPNFHCQETGETPLTLATTLKKPSKVIIALVNGGALLDYRTKEGLTAMHRAVERNSLEAVKTLLELGASPNYKDTKGLTPLYYSVIYKTDPMLCETLLHDHATIGAQDLQGWHEVHQACRNNLVQHLDHLLFYGADMNARNASGNTPLHVCAVNNTDASCIRQLLFRGAQKDALNYANQTPYQVAVIAGNMELAEVIKNYQSEEVDKSLGDTASDVISDSSGVGTSQSDTTNSLSIPGTTVVCVENYSSGITGHLTINQGDILEVTGATDCGLLEGVLRGQGTGLFPAHCVQEVRLRHTNIPLGPQPARDGRNRVLGRRESQHKYFATAPRLKKPVTSEPRTVVLHRSRKGFGFVLRGAKATSPLMELTPSAKYPALQYLDDVDQGGVADLAGLRKGDFLIQINGEDVTTASHEHVVDLIRKSGELVRMTVVSPVISLPNSQSAAALPTSQPIQRQYATLPRKGNNNVVIGGTLGRSPAPVPPRRDPKTTLSVGRARARSMVAGLEAGGERDDRDEIASTGAKSSSAESIHMPQQPSTGSNTGQNTPVQPRTASIRSRPTSSRITAAELEELFQRQQGSAGGQYSSSMMSSSHFQTTGQSTKSHPSSPAKTGRVYASVAEMKRKGKSQSRVRFFGGLGGGSDLHRDFHSTPDLNVQAQSSLLATKCHRSQEDVNAINGRNGLPPPNHPPPPPPVGQVVKVNVGANVPDVVTPASVYDNMAHIQQVKELAAAAVDSYGVMSSFRPSNSAKLYASPEDMKTVGYRSRSLPANRPHLRKSQSLRSTPSSTTFKSSGSQQALNTNINMNSNGTGNNSVNNQYAQPLKTTRSHSIAGIRERKKKTVVSSSSSITNLSSIASGANGPVQPTSAPPIPEPDYSLSESENDEGEDETDEDGESEIAKELEKAAAREKLEATRETSGNSNTSGSSSSGSGSLPHSFSVEEIQKVRTQLKSSKSHPNDFLLQQKQESLVEDGDNSSSGVSSDQDVPVGPPMGFDDTAVRNMANQESNQHTTPGGAALQTGAGPIEKESNQTKRPGYGGSGLLTRHAVSLAQLPPPIEADAEEQNNDLFVPPPPEFNAGPSAGGHDQEVVVFAPPPQFCDNKQQTQQQQQQITSQNRVKIIGAIPKIAGNQVKASGGRLP
- the LOC105195119 gene encoding protein shank isoform X10; translated protein: MEAGPKQQQPPLQQPQQQQQQQSPQQQQQQQDSPGSAQSQTSIGPQGCPTQGQGQQNAEDALAATENTPVSEGVLLARIHVPELYVSKCLQFPKDQLVWDVKQQCLASLPKELKESFNYGLFCPPVNGKAGKFLDEERRLGDYPFNGPVGYLELKYKRRVYKMLHLDEKQLKAMHTRTNLRRLLDYVQSSQVEKIAKMCSKGLDPNFHCQETGETPLTLATTLKKPSKVIIALVNGGALLDYRTKEGLTAMHRAVERNSLEAVKTLLELGASPNYKDTKGLTPLYYSVIYKTDPMLCETLLHDHATIGAQDLQGWHEVHQACRNNLVQHLDHLLFYGADMNARNASGNTPLHVCAVNNTDASCIRQLLFRGAQKDALNYANQTPYQVAVIAGNMELAEVIKNYQSEEVDKSLGDTASDVISDSSGVGTSQSDTTNSLSIPGTTVVCVENYSSGITGHLTINQGDILEVTGATDCGLLEGVLRGQGTGLFPAHCVQEVRLRHTNIPLGPQPARDGRNRVLGRRESQHKYFATAPRLKKPVTSEPRTVVLHRSRKGFGFVLRGAKATSPLMELTPSAKYPALQYLDDVDQGGVADLAGLRKGDFLIQINGEDVTTASHEHVVDLIRKSGELVRMTVVSPVISLPNSQSAAALPTSQPIQRQYATLPRKGNNNVVIGGTLGRSPAPVPPRRDPKTTLSVGRARARSMVAGLEAGGERDDRDEIASTGAKSSSAESIHMPQQPSTGSNTGQNTPVQPRTASIRSRPTSSRITAAELEELFQRQQGSAGGQYSSSMMSSSHFQTTGQSTKSHPSSPAKTGRVYASVAEMKRKGKSQSRVRFFGGLGGGSDLHRDFHSTPDLNVQAQSSLLATKCHRSQEDVNAINGRNGLPPPNHPPPPPPVGQVVKVNVGANVPDVVTPASVYDNMAHIQQVKELAAAAVDSYGVMSSFRPSNSAKLYASPEDMKTVGYRSRSLPANRPHLRKSQSLRSTPSSTTFKSSGSQQALNTNINMNSNGTGNNSVNNQYAQPLKTTRSHSIAGIRERKKKTVVSSSSSITNLSSIASGANGPVQPTSAPPIPEPDYSLSESENDEGEDETDEDGESEIAKELEKAAAREKLEATRETSGNSNTSGSSSSGSGSLPHSFSVEEIQKVRTQLKSSKSHPNDFLLQQKQESLVEDGDNSSSGVSSDQDVPVGPPMGFDDTAVRNMANQESNQHTTPGGAALQTGAGPIEKESNQTKRPGYGGSGLLTRHAVSLAQLPPPIEADAEEQNNDLFVPPPPEFNAGPSAGGHDQEVVVFAPPPQFCDNKQQTQQQQQQITSQNRVKIIGAIPKIAGNQVKASGGRLP